In one window of Hymenobacter nivis DNA:
- a CDS encoding M20 family metallo-hydrolase, with protein MPELAALTQAAVALLEQLIGTPSISREENGTADLLFDFLAAHGAPPQRRGNNVWAVAPGYAPDRPTVILSSHHDTVKPGAAWTYPPFTATWEGDKLIGLGSNDAGASAVSLLATFLYLKDRPRAYNLICAITAEEEISGANGIAKLLPELGPIALGIVGEPTQMQLAIAEKGLLVLDCLARGKTGHAARDEGENALYKALNDINWLRNNQLPRVSPLLGPVKTTATQISAGLQHNVVPDECRFVVDVRTNELYSNAEVVEMLQQNLQSEITPRSLRLNSSRIAVDHPIVQRGQALGKETYGSPTLSDQALMPFATVKIGPGDSARSHTPDEFILRSEIISGVRDYVALLTDLVI; from the coding sequence ATGCCTGAATTAGCTGCGCTTACGCAAGCGGCCGTGGCGCTGCTGGAGCAATTAATCGGTACCCCGTCGATTTCCCGGGAAGAAAACGGTACGGCAGATTTATTATTCGATTTTCTGGCCGCGCACGGGGCTCCGCCGCAGCGCCGGGGCAACAACGTGTGGGCCGTGGCCCCGGGCTACGCGCCCGACCGGCCCACGGTGATCCTTAGCTCGCACCACGACACTGTGAAACCTGGCGCAGCTTGGACGTATCCACCGTTTACTGCCACCTGGGAAGGCGATAAATTAATTGGCCTGGGCAGCAACGATGCGGGCGCATCAGCGGTAAGTTTATTAGCGACGTTTTTATATTTAAAAGACCGGCCGCGGGCTTACAATTTAATTTGCGCCATTACAGCCGAAGAGGAGATTTCGGGCGCTAATGGTATTGCCAAACTATTACCGGAGTTGGGGCCCATTGCCCTCGGAATCGTGGGCGAGCCCACGCAAATGCAGCTTGCAATTGCTGAAAAAGGCTTGCTGGTGCTCGACTGTTTGGCTCGTGGCAAAACCGGCCATGCGGCTCGCGATGAAGGCGAAAATGCCCTTTATAAAGCCCTGAACGATATTAACTGGCTGCGGAACAATCAACTGCCACGCGTGTCGCCCTTGCTGGGGCCCGTAAAGACCACGGCTACCCAAATTAGCGCTGGGTTGCAGCATAACGTGGTGCCCGACGAGTGCCGCTTCGTAGTGGACGTGCGTACTAACGAACTGTATTCTAACGCCGAAGTGGTGGAAATGCTGCAACAAAACCTGCAGTCAGAAATCACGCCCCGTTCGCTGCGCCTGAATTCGTCGCGCATTGCGGTCGACCACCCAATTGTACAGCGCGGCCAAGCCCTGGGCAAAGAAACGTACGGCTCGCCCACGCTTTCCGACCAGGCCCTGATGCCGTTTGCGACAGTAAAAATCGGCCCCGGCGATAGTGCGCGTTCGCACACGCCGGACGAATTTATTTTGCGCAGCGAAATAATTAGCGGCGTGCGCGATTACGTGGCGCTGCTGACAGATTTAGTGATTTAA
- a CDS encoding GNAT family N-acetyltransferase → MNIRVATAADALYADELCRWYIESAKQRGTGIAKREPAYVAQKMASGDGIIAFVDGKLAGFCYIETFDDKTFVVNSGLVVNTEIRKHGVGRAIKQGVFNLSRSKYPQAKIFGITTSLAVMKINTDLGYEPVTFSELTASEDFWKGCKSCKNYGILMDNDRKMCLCTGMLYDAADKILQVQIPDFNAATAPQPASPDSAFDSAS, encoded by the coding sequence ATGAATATTCGGGTTGCAACGGCAGCAGATGCCCTTTACGCAGACGAGCTGTGCCGGTGGTACATCGAGTCAGCCAAACAGCGTGGCACCGGCATTGCCAAGCGCGAGCCGGCTTACGTGGCCCAAAAAATGGCCAGCGGCGACGGCATCATTGCTTTCGTCGACGGCAAGCTGGCCGGTTTTTGCTACATCGAAACGTTTGACGACAAGACCTTCGTCGTGAACTCGGGCCTGGTGGTGAACACCGAAATCCGCAAGCACGGCGTGGGCCGTGCCATCAAGCAAGGCGTGTTCAATCTATCGCGCTCGAAATACCCGCAGGCCAAAATTTTCGGCATTACGACCAGCCTGGCCGTAATGAAGATTAACACCGATTTGGGATACGAGCCGGTAACGTTCTCCGAACTGACCGCCAGCGAGGATTTCTGGAAAGGCTGCAAAAGCTGCAAGAACTACGGCATCCTGATGGACAACGACCGCAAGATGTGTCTCTGCACGGGCATGCTCTACGATGCGGCCGACAAGATCTTGCAAGTGCAAATACCCGATTTTAACGCCGCCACCGCGCCGCAGCCCGCTTCTCCCGACTCCGCATTCGATTCTGCATCATGA
- the argB gene encoding acetylglutamate kinase: MKKLRIIKIGGGIIDDELSLHQFLQLFARIDGLKILVHGGGKGASEMLRSLGIAPQLVNGRRITDAATLDVVTMFYAGKTNKAIVAGLQQNRVNALGLSGADGNVIRAVKRPVREVDYGFVGDLRPASVDGALLGALLGLGLTPVICAITHDGHGQLLNTNADTIAATVAVALSSQFTVELHYCFEKNGVLLDVNDDDSVIARINLTSYVELKEAGIITEGMIPKLDNSFDALSQGVNKVIIGHALKINEPLKTVLCLN; encoded by the coding sequence ATGAAAAAATTAAGAATAATTAAAATCGGCGGTGGCATAATCGACGACGAGCTGAGCTTGCACCAGTTTCTGCAATTATTTGCCCGAATCGATGGACTAAAAATACTGGTGCACGGCGGAGGTAAGGGGGCCAGTGAAATGCTGCGGTCTTTAGGCATCGCGCCGCAGCTAGTCAACGGCCGCCGCATCACCGACGCCGCCACCCTCGACGTGGTGACCATGTTTTACGCTGGCAAAACCAACAAAGCTATTGTCGCTGGCTTGCAGCAAAACCGCGTCAATGCCCTGGGCCTCAGTGGAGCCGATGGCAACGTAATTCGGGCGGTGAAGCGGCCGGTGCGCGAAGTTGACTACGGCTTCGTGGGCGACCTTCGTCCCGCCAGCGTCGATGGGGCGCTGCTAGGGGCCCTGCTCGGGCTGGGCCTCACCCCGGTAATTTGCGCCATTACGCACGACGGCCACGGCCAATTATTAAATACGAACGCCGATACCATCGCCGCCACGGTAGCCGTGGCATTGAGTAGTCAGTTTACAGTCGAGCTGCATTACTGTTTTGAAAAGAACGGTGTACTGCTTGATGTAAACGACGATGATTCGGTTATTGCTAGAATTAATCTAACCAGTTACGTGGAGTTAAAAGAGGCCGGAATTATTACTGAGGGAATGATTCCGAAACTAGATAATTCGTTCGACGCGCTGAGCCAAGGCGTTAACAAAGTAATTATTGGCCATGCGCTAAAAATTAATGAGCCACTCAAAACTGTGCTATGCCTGAATTAG
- the argC gene encoding N-acetyl-gamma-glutamyl-phosphate reductase: protein MAMFKTGIVGGAGYTAGELLRILLPHPNVEIAAVVSSSNAGAPVAQVHDDLLGDTDLVFASELSGAEDVVFLCLGHGNSRAFLEKNPLLATTRVIDLSNDFRLAADRDVAGRRFVYGLPEVNRAKIKGATSIANPGCFATAIQLALLPLAAAGALTDDIHVSAITGSTGAGQSLSKTVHFSWRTNNVSIYKPFTHQHLGEIGESLAQLQPQIAAEIHFIPYRGNFARGIFASVYTPSDLTQDEARELYQNFYADAPFTTVSDKEIHLKQVVNTNKCLLHVQKQGKQLLITSVIDNLVKGASGQAVQNMNLLFGLPETMGLMSKASFF, encoded by the coding sequence ATGGCAATGTTTAAGACGGGCATCGTGGGCGGGGCCGGCTACACAGCCGGCGAATTGCTACGCATTCTGCTCCCGCATCCCAACGTAGAAATTGCGGCCGTAGTCAGCAGCTCCAACGCCGGGGCCCCCGTGGCCCAAGTGCACGATGATTTGCTGGGCGATACTGATTTGGTATTTGCCAGTGAACTGTCGGGCGCGGAAGACGTGGTATTCCTCTGCCTGGGCCACGGTAACTCGCGGGCGTTTTTGGAGAAAAACCCACTGCTCGCCACCACCCGCGTCATCGACTTAAGCAACGATTTCCGCCTAGCTGCCGACCGCGACGTGGCAGGCCGCCGCTTCGTATACGGCTTACCGGAGGTTAATCGAGCGAAAATCAAAGGCGCTACCAGCATCGCCAATCCCGGCTGTTTTGCCACAGCCATTCAGCTGGCGCTGCTGCCGCTGGCCGCTGCCGGGGCCCTAACCGACGACATCCACGTGTCGGCCATCACCGGCTCGACCGGTGCAGGCCAGAGTCTATCGAAAACGGTGCATTTCTCGTGGCGCACCAACAACGTGTCCATCTACAAACCCTTCACGCACCAGCACCTCGGCGAAATCGGCGAGAGTCTGGCGCAGCTGCAGCCGCAAATCGCGGCGGAAATTCACTTCATCCCCTACCGCGGCAATTTCGCGCGGGGCATTTTCGCCAGCGTTTATACGCCCTCGGATTTGACGCAGGACGAGGCGCGGGAGCTGTACCAGAATTTCTACGCCGACGCGCCGTTCACCACGGTTTCGGACAAGGAAATTCATTTGAAGCAGGTAGTGAATACCAACAAATGCCTGCTGCACGTGCAGAAACAGGGCAAGCAATTATTAATTACCTCAGTAATTGATAATCTGGTAAAAGGCGCATCGGGCCAGGCAGTGCAGAATATGAATTTACTATTTGGGTTGCCGGAAACGATGGGGTTGATGAGTAAGGCTTCGTTTTTTTGA
- a CDS encoding XdhC family protein — protein MTELQRLFLAYDQHRAAQRPCALATVVEVLGSAYRRPGARMLVTEDGELTGAISGGCLEGDARQRARRAIFRGEPTLVTYDTRDEDDPRHGLGPGCQGVVRILLEPLNFADGHNPLELLRGFAQHPAPAVLATVFAADTTGPTAAVGQRLLLPAAGARRGTPLLAAPLAEAARATLAHGQSQVLDVETDGGPVRALLEVLKPPLRLVVYGAGNDAQPLVHLAGSLGWHITVVDGRPNLATALRFPEAAEVRVVPVRALETQAPDPGAYHVLLSHNYAYDLAALQSLLPSPAPYIGLLGPRLKAARLLDELGLGEAERAQLLRERLHSPIGLDLGSETPEEIALAIVAEIQAQRSGRQGRPLRERAGTVHVPATDYAGAASAS, from the coding sequence ATGACTGAACTTCAACGCCTGTTCCTCGCCTACGACCAGCACCGCGCAGCGCAGCGCCCTTGCGCGCTCGCCACTGTGGTGGAAGTCCTGGGCTCGGCCTACCGCCGCCCCGGGGCCCGGATGCTCGTGACGGAAGACGGCGAACTGACCGGCGCCATCAGCGGTGGCTGCCTGGAGGGCGATGCGCGGCAGCGGGCCCGGCGGGCCATTTTCCGGGGCGAGCCGACCTTGGTAACCTACGACACCCGTGACGAGGACGACCCGCGCCACGGCCTGGGCCCCGGCTGCCAGGGCGTGGTGCGCATCCTGCTGGAGCCGCTGAACTTTGCCGACGGCCACAACCCGCTGGAGCTGCTGCGCGGCTTTGCCCAGCACCCCGCGCCGGCCGTGCTGGCCACCGTGTTCGCCGCCGACACCACCGGCCCGACGGCGGCCGTGGGGCAGCGCCTGCTGCTGCCAGCCGCCGGGGCCCGGCGCGGCACGCCGCTGCTGGCCGCCCCGCTGGCCGAGGCGGCGCGCGCCACGCTGGCCCACGGCCAGTCGCAGGTGCTGGACGTGGAAACCGACGGGGGCCCCGTGCGGGCGCTACTGGAGGTGCTGAAGCCGCCGCTGCGCCTCGTGGTGTACGGCGCCGGCAACGATGCCCAGCCGCTGGTGCACCTGGCCGGCTCGCTGGGCTGGCACATCACGGTGGTGGACGGGCGGCCCAACCTGGCCACGGCGCTGCGTTTTCCCGAAGCGGCGGAAGTGCGCGTCGTACCGGTGCGCGCACTGGAAACCCAGGCTCCCGACCCCGGCGCGTACCACGTACTGCTCAGCCACAACTACGCCTACGACCTGGCCGCGCTGCAGAGCCTGCTACCCTCGCCCGCGCCCTACATTGGCCTGCTGGGGCCCCGCCTGAAGGCGGCCCGGCTGCTGGACGAGCTAGGCTTGGGCGAGGCCGAACGGGCCCAGTTGCTGCGCGAACGCCTGCACAGCCCCATCGGCCTCGACCTGGGCAGCGAAACCCCAGAGGAAATTGCCCTGGCCATCGTAGCCGAAATTCAGGCGCAGCGCAGCGGGCGGCAGGGCCGGCCCCTGCGCGAGCGGGCCGGCACAGTGCACGTGCCGGCAACTGACTACGCCGGCGCGGCCAGCGCTTCGTAA
- a CDS encoding argininosuccinate synthase produces the protein MKKKAILAYSGGLDTSYCAVYLSRELGLEVHTVIVNSGGFSPAELAAIEQRAYELGSVQHEVIDVTQRFYHDCLRYLLFGNVLKNDTYPLSVSAERMFQSLAIAEYARQHKADYIVHGSTGAGNDQVRFDVAFAVIAPDTEIIAPIRDKKLSRQAEIKYLQENGFEMSWEKARYSINVGIWGTSVGGVETLTSHLPLPDSAYPSQPTATEAQQIEITFERGEPRALNGETMDPVALIQRLNALGASYAIGRDTHVGDTILGIKGRVGFEAPAALLLIKAHHLLEKHTCSRWQLLHKDNLANWYGTLLHEAQYLDPVMRDMEAFLASSQARVSGKVSVRLQPYRFDLLGVVSPYDLMQSKAATYGETNDAWDARDAQGFIKIFGNQLKIHASLQDGNV, from the coding sequence ATGAAGAAAAAAGCCATATTAGCCTACAGCGGCGGCCTCGACACGTCGTACTGCGCCGTGTACCTCTCCCGCGAACTCGGCTTGGAAGTTCACACCGTCATCGTCAACTCCGGCGGTTTCTCACCCGCTGAACTGGCGGCCATCGAGCAGCGCGCCTACGAGCTGGGCTCCGTGCAGCACGAAGTGATTGACGTGACGCAGCGGTTCTACCACGACTGCCTGCGCTACCTGCTGTTTGGCAACGTGCTGAAGAACGATACGTACCCGCTGAGCGTCAGTGCCGAGCGCATGTTTCAGTCGCTGGCCATTGCCGAGTATGCCCGCCAGCACAAGGCCGACTACATCGTGCACGGCAGCACCGGCGCCGGCAACGACCAGGTGCGCTTCGACGTGGCCTTCGCCGTCATTGCCCCCGACACGGAAATCATTGCCCCCATCCGCGACAAGAAACTCTCGCGCCAGGCAGAAATTAAATATTTGCAAGAGAACGGCTTCGAAATGAGCTGGGAAAAGGCCAGGTATTCCATCAACGTGGGCATTTGGGGCACCAGCGTGGGCGGCGTCGAAACCCTGACCTCGCACCTGCCCCTGCCCGACAGCGCCTACCCCTCGCAGCCCACCGCCACCGAAGCCCAGCAAATTGAAATTACCTTCGAGCGGGGCGAGCCCAGGGCCCTAAACGGCGAAACGATGGACCCCGTAGCCCTTATTCAGCGCCTCAACGCGCTGGGGGCCAGCTACGCCATCGGCCGCGACACGCACGTGGGCGACACCATTCTGGGCATCAAGGGCCGCGTGGGGTTTGAGGCCCCGGCGGCGCTCCTGCTCATCAAGGCGCACCACTTGCTGGAAAAACACACCTGCTCGCGCTGGCAGCTGCTGCACAAAGACAACCTGGCCAACTGGTACGGCACGCTGCTGCACGAGGCCCAGTACCTCGACCCGGTAATGCGCGACATGGAGGCCTTCCTGGCCTCGTCGCAGGCCCGCGTATCGGGCAAGGTGTCGGTGCGCTTGCAGCCCTACCGCTTTGACCTGCTGGGCGTAGTATCGCCCTACGACCTGATGCAGTCGAAGGCCGCCACCTACGGCGAAACCAACGACGCCTGGGATGCCCGCGACGCCCAGGGCTTCATCAAAATCTTCGGCAACCAGCTGAAAATCCACGCCAGCTTGCAGGATGGCAATGTTTAA
- the argH gene encoding argininosuccinate lyase, with translation MKIWEKGFSVNEKIEKFTVGRDRELDLYLAYYDVLASRAHADMLADTGLITPAEQQQLAQGLDELKQQIEAGTFAIEPEFEDVHSKIESYLTEKFGDAGKKIHTARSRNDQVLTAIQLFIKDYTRQAAAKLVALAEVLLQKAAAHREDLLPGYTHFQAAMPSSFGLWFGAYAEHLLLDVALFEAAYTVADQNPLGSGAGFGSSFPINREQTTAALGFNSLAVSAVGAQMLRGKTERTVAFAIAGAAATLAKMAYDLVLYNGQDMGFVKLPKEFTTGSSIMPHKKNPDVFELVRAHANRLQALPTDLILATSNLPSGYHRDFQILKEILFGPLRQFLDLLDILLFAVPEIQVVPGIIDQPKYDPIFSVENINQLIQSGVPFREAYHQVGQAVEDGSYRAHREFRTTHLGSVHNPGLAEIAAKIQQLKAHSQVLGGASPKAPFQGP, from the coding sequence ATGAAAATCTGGGAAAAAGGCTTTTCGGTTAACGAGAAAATCGAGAAATTTACCGTGGGCCGCGACCGGGAATTAGACCTGTATCTGGCGTATTACGACGTACTGGCTTCCCGGGCCCACGCGGACATGCTGGCCGATACCGGATTAATTACCCCCGCTGAGCAGCAGCAGTTGGCCCAGGGCCTCGACGAGCTGAAGCAGCAAATTGAGGCCGGTACGTTTGCGATTGAGCCCGAATTTGAGGATGTGCACTCTAAAATCGAGTCGTACCTGACCGAGAAGTTTGGCGACGCGGGTAAGAAAATCCATACCGCCCGTTCGCGCAACGACCAGGTGCTGACAGCTATCCAGCTGTTTATTAAGGATTACACCAGGCAAGCGGCGGCTAAGCTCGTAGCCCTGGCCGAAGTGCTGCTGCAAAAAGCTGCCGCGCACCGCGAAGATTTGCTGCCCGGTTACACGCATTTCCAGGCGGCCATGCCGAGCAGCTTTGGGCTGTGGTTTGGGGCCTATGCTGAGCATTTGCTGCTCGACGTAGCACTGTTTGAGGCTGCCTACACGGTGGCCGATCAGAACCCCCTAGGCTCGGGCGCGGGTTTCGGCAGCAGCTTCCCCATCAATCGCGAGCAAACGACGGCTGCGCTGGGATTTAATAGCTTGGCTGTGAGCGCCGTGGGAGCCCAGATGCTGCGCGGCAAAACCGAGCGTACGGTGGCGTTCGCCATCGCTGGGGCCGCCGCCACGCTGGCCAAAATGGCCTACGACCTGGTGCTCTACAACGGTCAGGACATGGGGTTTGTGAAGCTGCCCAAGGAGTTCACGACGGGTTCCAGCATCATGCCGCACAAGAAAAACCCCGACGTGTTCGAGCTGGTGCGCGCCCACGCCAACCGCCTCCAGGCCTTGCCAACCGACCTGATTCTGGCTACCAGCAACCTGCCTAGCGGCTACCACCGCGACTTTCAGATTCTCAAGGAAATTTTGTTTGGGCCCCTGCGCCAGTTCCTCGATTTGCTGGATATACTGCTTTTCGCCGTACCCGAAATCCAAGTGGTGCCCGGCATCATCGACCAGCCAAAATACGATCCGATTTTCTCGGTTGAAAACATCAACCAGCTCATCCAAAGCGGCGTACCGTTCCGCGAAGCGTACCACCAGGTAGGCCAAGCGGTGGAGGACGGCAGCTACCGGGCCCACCGGGAGTTCCGCACCACGCACCTGGGCAGCGTGCACAACCCCGGGCTGGCCGAAATCGCCGCTAAAATCCAGCAGTTGAAAGCGCACAGCCAAGTGCTGGGCGGGGCCTCGCCTAAGGCCCCGTTCCAGGGCCCCTAG
- a CDS encoding nucleotidyltransferase family protein: protein MPPSPPPLAPSAAALVLAAGNSSRLGHSKQLLVYQGETLLHRAVRTALAAGYAPVVVVTGALDAELRHAVADLPCQTVHNPNWAAGMGASIRAGLAALGPAATAVLVLSSDQPLVTAAQLAALAQHQQATGAPAVAAAYANAFGIPALFTGSALADLHNLRPEQGAKPLLARYGPALALVPMPDAAFDVDTPAAYQDLQNR from the coding sequence ATGCCCCCATCACCGCCGCCGCTTGCCCCGTCGGCCGCCGCCCTGGTTTTGGCGGCCGGCAACTCCAGCCGCCTGGGTCATTCCAAACAACTGCTTGTTTACCAAGGAGAAACCCTACTGCACCGGGCCGTGCGCACGGCCCTGGCCGCCGGCTATGCCCCAGTGGTCGTCGTGACGGGGGCCCTGGACGCCGAACTGCGCCACGCCGTGGCCGACCTGCCCTGCCAAACCGTGCACAACCCCAACTGGGCCGCTGGCATGGGCGCCTCCATTCGGGCCGGCCTGGCCGCGCTAGGCCCCGCGGCCACCGCGGTGCTCGTCCTTAGCTCCGACCAGCCGCTGGTAACCGCCGCGCAGCTAGCCGCCCTGGCCCAGCACCAGCAAGCCACCGGGGCCCCAGCGGTAGCAGCCGCCTACGCCAATGCGTTTGGCATCCCGGCCCTGTTCACCGGTAGCGCATTAGCCGATTTGCACAACCTCCGCCCCGAGCAGGGCGCAAAGCCCCTGCTGGCCCGCTACGGCCCCGCGCTGGCCCTGGTGCCCATGCCCGATGCGGCGTTCGACGTGGACACGCCCGCCGCTTATCAGGACCTGCAGAATCGCTAG
- a CDS encoding alkene reductase, with protein MAEQPLLTPFHSDKLNLRNRVVMAPMTRSRADNPGAVPNDLMVTYYDQRASAGLIVTEGTYVNREAAGYINVPGIYTPEQVAGWQKVTRGQHQLGGQIFVQLWHVGRMSHPDLLDGALPLAPSALNPHEKVYTPTGFKDTVTPRAMTLAEIKYTVADFATAAQNALAAGFDGMEVHAANGYLFQQFFNGTSNHRTDEYGGSNENRARILFDVLDAIKAAGVDLGKVGVRLNPSLEGPFGTKMDKETIPTFDYIVKRLNDYNLAYLHLCEPFTDVSKIPFAEPHIAKHYRPLYQGTLIINAGMTQEKGNQVIADGDADLVAFGTLFISNPDLVERFAQNAPLAPSDKDTYYVPGAKGYTDYPKLNA; from the coding sequence ATGGCTGAGCAACCGCTTCTGACCCCTTTTCATTCCGATAAGCTGAACTTGAGAAACCGCGTCGTCATGGCTCCCATGACGCGCAGCCGCGCCGACAACCCCGGCGCCGTACCCAACGACCTGATGGTGACCTACTACGACCAGCGTGCCTCGGCGGGCCTCATCGTGACGGAGGGTACCTACGTGAACCGCGAGGCAGCGGGCTACATCAACGTGCCTGGCATCTACACCCCCGAGCAGGTGGCGGGCTGGCAGAAAGTCACCCGTGGCCAGCACCAGCTGGGCGGTCAAATATTCGTGCAGTTGTGGCACGTGGGCCGCATGTCGCACCCCGACCTGCTGGACGGGGCCCTGCCCCTGGCCCCCTCGGCCCTCAACCCCCACGAAAAAGTGTACACGCCCACCGGCTTTAAGGATACGGTGACCCCCCGGGCCATGACCCTGGCCGAGATTAAGTACACGGTGGCCGACTTTGCCACCGCCGCCCAAAACGCGCTGGCCGCTGGCTTCGACGGCATGGAAGTGCATGCCGCTAACGGCTACCTGTTCCAGCAGTTTTTTAACGGCACCAGCAACCACCGCACCGACGAATACGGCGGCTCGAATGAGAACCGCGCCCGCATTTTGTTCGACGTGCTCGACGCCATCAAAGCAGCCGGCGTGGACCTGGGCAAAGTGGGCGTGCGCCTCAACCCCTCGCTCGAAGGCCCCTTCGGCACGAAGATGGACAAGGAAACCATCCCCACCTTCGACTACATCGTCAAGCGCCTCAACGACTACAACTTGGCGTACCTGCACCTTTGCGAGCCGTTCACCGACGTGAGCAAAATCCCGTTCGCCGAGCCGCACATCGCCAAGCACTACCGGCCCCTGTACCAAGGCACGCTCATCATCAACGCCGGCATGACGCAGGAGAAGGGCAACCAGGTCATTGCCGACGGCGACGCCGACCTCGTGGCCTTCGGCACGCTCTTCATCTCCAACCCCGATTTGGTGGAGCGCTTCGCCCAAAACGCCCCTTTGGCCCCCAGCGACAAAGACACGTACTACGTGCCTGGCGCGAAAGGCTACACCGATTACCCCAAACTGAACGCCTAA